GTCGTGGTCATGCGGCGCAGGGCCTCCGCGCGGTCGGAGACGCCCGCCTTCTGCAGGTGGTGCACCATCTCCGCCTGCCACAGGGCGCCGTTGCGGGCGGTGACGCAGCGCTGTTCGATGATGCCCAGGAGGGGTTCGCGCCAGGCCGCGTCCAGGCCGGCCAGCTCCAGGCCCCGGTGGGCCAGTGGCAGCAGGCGGCGCAACACCAGTTCGGTGACGGGGACTTCGCCGGTGCCGGGCCAGTACAGGCGGGCGTCGATGCCGTCGCGGGCCGCGGCGTGCAGGTTCTCCTCGGCGACCGCGAACGACATCCGCGTCCAGACCGGCCGGTCCTCGTCGACGAGGGCGCGCGTCAGGCCGTAGTAGAAGGCGCCGTTGGCGATGATGTCGGCGACCGTGGGGCCGGCGGGCAGGACGCGGTTCTCGATGCGCAGGTGCGGACCGCTGTCGGTGACGGCGTAGACGGGGCGGTTCCACCGGTAGATGGTGCCGTTGTGCAGGGTCAGCTCGCCCAGCTCCGGAATGCCGCCCGCGTCGAGCGCCTCCTGCGGGTTCTCGTCGTCGCAGAGCGGCAGCAGCGCCGGGAAGTAGCGCACGTTCTCCTCGAACAGGTCGAAGACGCTGGTGATCCAGCGCTCCCCGAACCACACCCGCGGGCGCACGCCCTGGGCCTTGATCTCCTGCGGCCGGGTGTCGGTGGCCTGCTCGAACAGCGGTACGCGGGTCTCGCGCCACAGCTCCTTGCCGAAGAGGAAGGGCGAGTTGGCCGCCAGGGCGATCTGCACCCCCGCGATCGCCTGTGCCGCGTTCCAGTAGTCGGCGAACTCCTTGGGGTCCACCTGCAGATGGAACTGGGTGCTGGTGCAGGCCGCCTCGGGCGTGATGGCGTCGGCGTACATCGACAGGCGCTCCACACCGTCCACATTGATGCGCAGGTCCTCACCCCGCGCCGCGAAGATCTGCTCGTTGAGGAGCTTGTAGCGCGGATCGCCGGACAGGGCCGCCTCGCCCACGTCAGACTCCCGCAGCGTCGGGAGGATGCCGACCATCATCAGGTGGGCGCCCACGGCACGGGCGCGTTCGTCGGCGTGGTTGAGGGCCTTGCGGATGGCTTCTTCCCAGGCGCCCGGCCCGCCGGTCGTCAGCTCCCGGGGCGGGATGTTGATCTCCAGGTTGAAGCGGCCCAGCTCGCTGGACCAGGCGGGGTCGGCGATGGCGCCCAGCACCTCGGTGTTGCGCATCACGGGCAGTCCGTCGTCGTCGACCAGATTGAGCTCGATCTCCAGCCCGACCCGGGGGCGTTCGCTCTCGAAACCCGACTCGCGCAGCATCTGGGCGAGTACGTCGAGGCAGGTGTGCATCTTGTCCCGGTACCGTCGGCGGTCCTCCCGCGTGAACACCAGGGCCGGCACGTCACGTCCCATCGGGCCCTCCCGAGTCCCCTCGGCGGATGCCTGTCGTCCCAGCGTCGCACCTCACGCGGCTCGCGGACAGTCGGAGCCGGGTGTACCGGCGGTACGGCGAACCTGCGGTCACGGAGCGTGCTCTTCGGCGCTTCCCTGGATCGAGGCGTCCCACGATTGTCCGGGTGCCCGCTTCCGGCGGACCGGAACGTCCGCGGTGGCCGCGAGGATGTGCCGGAAGGTGGGGCACTCCATGTGGCTGGGCGCCGGGCAGGCGGCGACGTGCCGCAGGGAGTCGCGCAGGACGACCAGTTCGGTGATCCGCCGGTCCAGTTCTCCGGCCTTGTCCAGCAGAGCCTGCCGGTTGATGTGGATGGCTCCGTCCGGTGCGAACACGCGCGCGATCTCGTCGAGCGGGAACCCGGCGGTGCGCGCCAGCGCGATCAGCGCGAGACGCTGCAGCACGGCGGGGTCGTACTGGCGGCGCAGGCCCCGGCGGCCGACCGGCGTGATCAGGCCTTTCTCCTCGTAGTAGCGCAGCGTGGAGGCGGGCACCCCGGCGCGCCGGACCACCTCGGCGATGTCCAGCTCTGTCATCCTCTTGACCTCAAGTCGGCTTGAAGTAGCACGGTGTCATCCTGGCCCGATGACGGCAAGTACAGGAGACGGTCATGGACGTGGAGCGCAACACCGGTGACGAACAGGCGGCCCGTTGGAACGGCGCCGCGGGACAGCCCTGGGTCGAGTCCCAGGCAGTGCTGGACGGGTTGCTCAGGCCGTTCGAGGCGCCGCTCCTCGACGCGGTGGAGACGTTCGCCGGGCCGGAGGGCCGGGTGCTGGACGTGGGCTGCGGAACCGGCGGCACGACGCTGGCGGCCGCGCGGCGGCTGGGTCCGGCGGCCCGCTGTGTGGGCGTGGACATCTCCGAGCCGATGATCGCCGCCGCGCGGGAGCGCGCCGAGCGTGAAGGGACCGCCGCGTCCTTCGTCCGTGCCGACGCGGCGGACCACGCCTTCGAGCCGGGCGCCTTCGACGCGGTGGTGTCCCGCTTCGGCGTCATGTTCTTCGCCGACCCCGTGCGGGCCTTCGCCAATCTGCGGCGGGCGGCGCGGGAGGGGGCCGGGCTGCGGTTCATCGCCTGGCGCGGACCGGCG
Above is a genomic segment from Streptomyces sp. SLBN-31 containing:
- a CDS encoding helix-turn-helix domain-containing protein gives rise to the protein MTELDIAEVVRRAGVPASTLRYYEEKGLITPVGRRGLRRQYDPAVLQRLALIALARTAGFPLDEIARVFAPDGAIHINRQALLDKAGELDRRITELVVLRDSLRHVAACPAPSHMECPTFRHILAATADVPVRRKRAPGQSWDASIQGSAEEHAP
- a CDS encoding class I SAM-dependent methyltransferase, translated to MDVERNTGDEQAARWNGAAGQPWVESQAVLDGLLRPFEAPLLDAVETFAGPEGRVLDVGCGTGGTTLAAARRLGPAARCVGVDISEPMIAAARERAEREGTAASFVRADAADHAFEPGAFDAVVSRFGVMFFADPVRAFANLRRAAREGAGLRFIAWRGPADNPFMTTAERAAAPYLPDLPVRRPDEPGQFAFADPDRVRSILAQSGWTGIEVQPFDAECTFPEGQLSGYFTRMGPVGQALREADEATRTKVVETVRAAFEPFVHGPEVRFTAGAWLVDAHA
- a CDS encoding glutamate-cysteine ligase family protein; translated protein: MGRDVPALVFTREDRRRYRDKMHTCLDVLAQMLRESGFESERPRVGLEIELNLVDDDGLPVMRNTEVLGAIADPAWSSELGRFNLEINIPPRELTTGGPGAWEEAIRKALNHADERARAVGAHLMMVGILPTLRESDVGEAALSGDPRYKLLNEQIFAARGEDLRINVDGVERLSMYADAITPEAACTSTQFHLQVDPKEFADYWNAAQAIAGVQIALAANSPFLFGKELWRETRVPLFEQATDTRPQEIKAQGVRPRVWFGERWITSVFDLFEENVRYFPALLPLCDDENPQEALDAGGIPELGELTLHNGTIYRWNRPVYAVTDSGPHLRIENRVLPAGPTVADIIANGAFYYGLTRALVDEDRPVWTRMSFAVAEENLHAAARDGIDARLYWPGTGEVPVTELVLRRLLPLAHRGLELAGLDAAWREPLLGIIEQRCVTARNGALWQAEMVHHLQKAGVSDRAEALRRMTTTYMDYMHLNAPAHTWPVD